The following proteins are encoded in a genomic region of Mycoplasma sp. NEAQ87857:
- a CDS encoding phosphotransferase — translation MIKIEKGHTNNSYQTANSFYQEKIVNKFNHKLDYSLLKDFDFVPKLIQNTDKVVEWEWIKTKEKTFDKDILVQIANNFKTLHDSELKFPKSNVASRVKEYRRILKEKNINIDVLNKYYKRINLILKHSQNNRPLHNDLYEGNIIVDKNNKVYFVDWEYSSMGDKHFDLAYFICGSFLNKEQEEIFLNQYESYWEEYLIQQKILVYYLTILWLHAQDVMPFSDEYCIKKLEETVKEFDYLKQNNLFKR, via the coding sequence ATGATAAAAATAGAAAAGGGACATACTAATAATTCCTATCAAACAGCTAATAGTTTTTATCAAGAAAAAATAGTGAATAAATTTAATCATAAATTAGATTATTCACTATTAAAAGATTTTGATTTTGTGCCAAAATTAATTCAAAATACTGATAAAGTGGTTGAATGAGAATGAATTAAAACAAAAGAAAAAACTTTTGATAAAGATATATTAGTTCAAATTGCAAATAACTTTAAAACACTGCATGATTCAGAATTAAAATTTCCAAAAAGCAATGTAGCATCAAGAGTTAAAGAATATCGTAGAATTTTAAAAGAAAAAAATATTAATATTGATGTATTAAATAAATACTATAAAAGAATTAATTTAATTTTAAAACACAGCCAAAACAATAGACCATTACATAATGATTTATATGAAGGAAATATTATTGTAGATAAAAATAATAAAGTTTATTTTGTTGATTGAGAATATTCATCAATGGGTGATAAGCACTTTGATTTAGCTTATTTTATTTGTGGTTCTTTTTTGAATAAAGAACAAGAAGAAATCTTTTTAAATCAATATGAAAGCTATTGGGAAGAGTATTTAATTCAGCAAAAAATACTAGTTTATTATTTAACAATTTTATGATTACACGCTCAAGATGTAATGCCTTTTAGTGATGAGTATTGTATAAAAAAACTAGAAGAAACAGTTAAAGAATTTGATTATTTAAAACAAAACAATTTATTTAAAAGATAA
- a CDS encoding phosphatidate cytidylyltransferase — MNFPINKKSKNSLLVSRIIPGIVLGVLAIAIIALFRLSLFTFNQQDSTLKIVLQSVSVVIFSVIVFWSGLELSKAFYRNIYLSLLSAIIFTFFIIFPSVGLENKVWFSNPDIVKTSPLTNILFNHQKWLYFIISSLFFVILFILIRMIQNQNRLMRQIINKSLILFICYIILYLFFNSFVILNAQEAGLQKIILFVLIAISHDMGGFFGGKLLGNKFIKIKLAPNISPKKTYEGAIVGVLVALIISIVFLISYNVTFFKEPTLVNQYFFLSDVANPITSNSIILAFLIMAPISALVGDLFFSFIKRVNEIKDFSKIFLGHGGLLDRLDSIAFVFVLWSMFASF; from the coding sequence ATGAATTTTCCCATAAATAAAAAATCAAAAAACTCCTTATTAGTTTCTAGAATTATTCCAGGTATAGTTTTAGGTGTTTTAGCGATAGCTATTATTGCTTTATTTAGATTATCATTATTTACTTTTAATCAACAAGATAGCACACTTAAAATTGTTCTACAATCAGTTTCTGTAGTTATATTTAGTGTGATTGTTTTTTGATCTGGATTAGAATTATCTAAAGCTTTTTATAGAAATATTTATCTATCATTATTATCAGCGATAATCTTTACTTTTTTTATTATTTTCCCTTCAGTTGGATTAGAAAATAAGGTTTGATTTTCTAATCCGGATATTGTTAAAACTTCTCCTTTAACCAATATTTTATTTAATCACCAAAAATGATTATATTTTATTATTAGCAGTTTATTTTTTGTTATTTTATTTATTTTAATTAGAATGATTCAAAATCAAAATCGTTTAATGAGACAAATAATTAATAAGTCATTAATTTTATTTATCTGTTATATCATTTTATATTTATTTTTTAATTCTTTTGTTATTTTAAACGCTCAAGAAGCTGGTTTACAAAAAATCATTTTATTTGTTTTAATTGCAATAAGTCATGATATGGGAGGATTTTTTGGTGGAAAACTTTTAGGAAATAAATTTATTAAAATCAAACTTGCACCTAATATTAGTCCTAAAAAAACTTATGAAGGAGCTATTGTTGGGGTTTTAGTCGCTTTAATTATCTCTATTGTATTTTTAATTTCATATAATGTCACATTCTTTAAAGAACCTACTTTAGTTAATCAATATTTCTTTTTAAGTGATGTTGCTAATCCTATTACATCTAACTCCATCATTCTTGCATTTTTAATAATGGCCCCAATTAGTGCTTTAGTTGGTGATTTATTCTTTTCATTTATTAAAAGAGTCAATGAAATTAAAGACTTTTCTAAAATATTTTTAGGTCATGGAGGACTATTAGATAGATTAGATAGTATTGCTTTTGTATTTGTGCTTTGAAGTATGTTTGCTTCATTTTAA
- a CDS encoding PolC-type DNA polymerase III — translation MYYKDAPFNNLAKFLNLGELESIQDAYIKNSEIKSSKENKSLEFTIVFTRIPLASDFFKLYNAINNYSAIKLIASYEINSFYIEHSEISFYIQKSIENEPKYLEIYDLMLVINGLYFNNVKKCWVFRHNNKEIDQDLVNQALEHITKQMNYFGFRNFTIDSEYQEPVKVSQNFEVDYSHFKKQLSMAVNNDFKSKVNNIRGKTFNRGGKNYNVNTIQEINNLDNLIGRYFTNFKGMVYRKEIIDRKDYFLYKYSVTDFKDAIRITMFTKEKLANEDDININEFGDFYGEVSIGTDFQKIVKIDKMYKTDSMFEARHDDAEVKRIELNAKSKMNTMDGLLDPADIINIAKQFNQPAVALLDSNSVQGFPEFFFSAKKANIKPIYGVSFDVIHNDNQVILNDDWQDITLTKAEYAVFDIETTGLSPRFSEIIEFGASIIKNGQIVENHQFFIKASSPLSSFTTNLTNITDKMLDEQGLEVDEALDKIYAILNNRIAVAHNANFDMNFVIQKFIQANKPLPKTTYLDSLAISRLLFENKAKHTLGEFCKNLEVAYDSLVAHRADYDAEVLAKAFLNAIRMLESDKILTLEQLSKLMTENYYQKIRSSQISILALNQLGLKELFKYVSLTLTKRFYKSPKMFYEDIHKTDNVLIGSGGLKGPLIDALLFSSDLEIDKLIDQFDYIEVPHPQALAHWISNDDFSLEQIQELLKTLIIKAKKKNKIVVAIGDVRYENKVDQIFFKSLVYSKGIGNTSHFLFNYSKAASHSLKLPHLHYLTTNEMKEQFAFLNDLDLINEIVVNNPKKIADLVDDNIEIIKKDLYTPKFDNSKEKLYDLVYKNAHKIYGEKLPEIVEERIKKEITPIIKYGFDVIYWISHKLVKKSIDNGYLVGSRGSVGSSLVATLSGITEINPLPPHYICSKCKYFELYDGDDISSGFDLNDLNCPNCDIKMIKDGQNIPFETFLGFNADKVPDIDLNFSGDYQSEIHDEVKRLFGEDHTLRAGTISTIKSKTSYGYVKKASEDYNFGYSPSFVDFISTKLEGVKRTTGQHPGGIIIIPKEFESEDFTPINYPADDISLDWKTTHFAFSSIHDNVLKLDILGHVDPTAIRMLEKLTGLDVKKDVPKKDVKVMSLFSSTNVLGITPEQIGGEITGALGIPEFGTGFVRRMLHEAQPKSFADLISLSGLSHGEDVWTNNAQELINKHNMTLKDVISCRDDIMVYLIHKGVDPLFSFKIMEQVRKGKGLSKEEEKQLLDSNIPSWYINSMKKIKYMFPKAHATAYVLMAWRIAWFKLYYPLEYYATYLTTRVDEFDVEILMNDIGCKKINSKLVELNTISDKKAKDSALIQTLEIARELYARGFSISNINLGKSLAKEWVIDYEFKSLIPPFSAIKGLGEAVANKIVASRDERAYMSQSDFQKRSGVNVTLFKVIKELGIIDHLNETDQMTLF, via the coding sequence ATGTATTATAAAGACGCACCATTTAATAATTTAGCGAAGTTTTTAAATCTTGGGGAACTTGAATCTATCCAAGATGCATACATAAAAAACTCCGAAATTAAATCATCCAAAGAAAATAAATCACTTGAATTTACTATTGTATTCACTAGAATTCCATTAGCTAGTGATTTTTTTAAACTATACAATGCAATTAATAACTATTCTGCTATTAAATTAATCGCTTCATATGAAATTAATTCATTTTATATTGAACACTCTGAAATCTCTTTTTATATTCAAAAAAGTATTGAAAATGAACCAAAATATCTCGAAATATATGATTTAATGCTAGTAATTAATGGGTTATATTTCAATAATGTCAAAAAATGTTGAGTTTTTAGACACAATAATAAAGAAATAGATCAAGATTTAGTTAATCAAGCACTAGAACACATTACCAAACAAATGAACTACTTTGGTTTTAGAAATTTCACCATCGATAGTGAATATCAAGAACCTGTTAAAGTTAGTCAAAATTTCGAAGTTGATTATAGTCATTTTAAAAAACAACTTTCTATGGCGGTTAATAATGATTTTAAATCTAAAGTTAATAACATTAGAGGTAAAACATTTAATCGTGGTGGTAAAAATTATAATGTTAACACCATTCAAGAAATTAATAATTTAGATAACTTAATTGGTAGATATTTTACAAATTTCAAAGGAATGGTTTATCGTAAAGAAATAATTGATCGTAAAGATTATTTCTTATATAAATACTCAGTTACAGATTTTAAAGACGCTATAAGAATCACAATGTTTACCAAAGAAAAACTTGCAAATGAAGATGATATCAACATCAATGAATTTGGAGATTTTTATGGTGAAGTTTCTATTGGAACCGATTTTCAAAAAATAGTAAAAATTGACAAAATGTATAAAACTGATTCAATGTTTGAAGCTAGACATGATGATGCAGAGGTCAAAAGAATTGAATTAAATGCTAAAAGTAAAATGAATACTATGGATGGATTGTTAGATCCTGCAGATATAATAAATATTGCAAAACAATTTAATCAACCTGCAGTAGCTTTATTAGATTCTAATAGTGTTCAAGGATTTCCTGAGTTTTTCTTTTCAGCAAAAAAAGCTAATATCAAACCTATTTATGGGGTGTCATTTGATGTTATACACAATGATAATCAAGTTATTTTAAATGATGATTGACAAGATATTACTTTAACTAAAGCCGAATATGCTGTATTTGATATTGAAACTACGGGTTTATCACCAAGATTTTCTGAAATTATAGAATTTGGTGCTTCAATTATTAAAAATGGTCAAATTGTAGAAAATCATCAATTTTTCATTAAAGCTTCTTCACCTTTATCTTCATTTACCACTAATTTAACTAATATTACCGATAAAATGCTTGATGAACAAGGATTAGAAGTAGATGAAGCATTAGATAAAATTTATGCTATTTTAAATAATAGAATCGCAGTAGCTCACAATGCTAATTTTGATATGAATTTTGTAATTCAAAAATTCATTCAAGCTAATAAACCTTTACCTAAAACTACTTATTTAGACTCTTTAGCTATATCAAGATTATTATTTGAAAACAAAGCAAAGCACACCTTAGGTGAGTTTTGTAAGAATTTAGAAGTGGCTTATGATTCGTTAGTGGCCCATAGAGCTGATTATGATGCTGAAGTTTTAGCTAAAGCATTTTTAAATGCAATTAGAATGCTTGAAAGCGATAAAATCTTAACCTTAGAACAATTATCTAAATTAATGACTGAAAATTACTATCAAAAAATTAGATCAAGTCAAATTAGTATTCTTGCTTTAAATCAATTAGGTTTAAAAGAACTATTTAAATATGTTTCATTAACTTTAACCAAAAGATTTTATAAATCACCTAAGATGTTTTATGAAGATATTCATAAAACAGATAATGTTTTAATAGGCTCTGGTGGATTAAAAGGACCCTTAATTGATGCTTTATTATTTTCTTCAGATTTAGAAATTGATAAATTAATAGATCAATTTGATTACATTGAAGTACCTCATCCTCAAGCTTTAGCTCATTGAATTTCAAATGATGATTTTAGTTTAGAACAAATTCAAGAGTTGCTTAAAACTTTAATTATTAAAGCTAAAAAGAAAAATAAAATCGTTGTTGCTATTGGTGATGTTAGATATGAAAATAAAGTTGATCAAATTTTCTTTAAATCATTAGTTTATTCTAAAGGTATAGGAAATACTTCTCACTTTTTATTTAATTATTCAAAAGCAGCTAGTCATTCATTAAAACTTCCACATTTACATTATTTAACTACTAATGAAATGAAAGAGCAATTTGCATTTTTAAATGATTTAGATTTAATTAATGAAATAGTTGTTAATAATCCTAAAAAAATTGCTGATTTAGTTGATGATAATATTGAAATCATTAAAAAAGATTTATATACTCCTAAATTTGATAATTCAAAAGAAAAACTTTATGATTTAGTTTATAAAAATGCACATAAAATTTATGGAGAAAAACTACCAGAAATAGTAGAAGAGAGAATTAAAAAAGAAATTACTCCTATTATTAAATATGGATTTGATGTTATTTATTGAATTTCTCATAAACTAGTTAAAAAATCAATCGATAATGGTTATTTAGTAGGATCTAGAGGATCTGTTGGATCATCTTTAGTTGCTACTTTATCAGGAATTACTGAAATTAACCCACTTCCACCACATTATATTTGTTCAAAATGTAAATATTTTGAACTTTATGATGGTGATGATATCAGTTCAGGATTTGATTTAAACGATTTAAATTGTCCTAATTGTGATATTAAAATGATTAAAGATGGACAAAATATTCCTTTCGAGACTTTCTTAGGATTTAATGCAGATAAAGTTCCTGATATTGATCTAAACTTCTCTGGAGATTATCAATCTGAGATTCATGATGAAGTTAAGCGATTATTTGGTGAAGATCATACTCTTAGAGCTGGTACTATATCAACTATTAAATCTAAAACTAGTTATGGATATGTTAAAAAAGCATCTGAAGATTATAATTTTGGTTATTCTCCTTCCTTTGTTGATTTTATTTCAACTAAACTCGAAGGAGTAAAAAGAACTACTGGACAACACCCTGGAGGAATTATCATTATTCCTAAAGAGTTTGAATCTGAAGACTTTACTCCTATTAACTATCCTGCAGATGATATTTCTTTAGACTGAAAAACCACTCACTTTGCATTTAGTTCTATCCATGATAACGTTTTAAAACTTGATATTTTAGGTCATGTGGATCCTACAGCTATTAGAATGCTAGAAAAACTTACAGGTTTAGATGTTAAAAAAGATGTACCTAAAAAAGATGTTAAAGTTATGTCTTTATTTTCTAGCACAAATGTTTTGGGCATAACTCCTGAACAAATTGGAGGAGAAATTACTGGAGCTTTAGGTATTCCTGAATTTGGTACTGGATTTGTTAGAAGGATGCTTCATGAAGCTCAACCTAAGAGTTTTGCAGATTTAATTTCACTATCAGGTTTATCTCATGGTGAAGATGTATGAACTAATAACGCTCAAGAATTAATTAATAAGCACAATATGACCTTAAAAGATGTTATTTCTTGTAGGGATGATATTATGGTTTATTTAATTCATAAAGGTGTAGATCCGTTGTTTTCTTTTAAAATAATGGAACAAGTTCGTAAAGGTAAAGGATTATCAAAAGAAGAGGAAAAACAACTATTAGATTCAAATATTCCAAGTTGATACATCAATAGTATGAAAAAGATTAAATATATGTTCCCTAAAGCTCATGCTACTGCTTATGTATTAATGGCTTGAAGAATCGCTTGATTTAAACTATATTATCCTTTAGAATACTATGCAACTTATTTAACAACTAGAGTTGATGAATTTGATGTTGAAATATTAATGAATGATATTGGATGTAAAAAAATTAACTCTAAATTAGTTGAATTAAATACTATTTCAGATAAAAAAGCTAAAGATAGTGCATTAATTCAAACTTTAGAAATTGCTAGAGAATTATATGCTAGAGGATTTTCTATTAGTAATATTAACTTAGGAAAATCTTTAGCTAAAGAATGAGTTATTGACTATGAATTTAAGTCTTTAATACCACCATTTTCTGCTATTAAAGGTCTTGGTGAAGCTGTTGCTAATAAAATAGTAGCTTCAAGAGATGAAAGAGCATATATGTCTCAAAGCGATTTCCAAAAACGTAGTGGAGTTAATGTAACTTTATTTAAAGTTATTAAGGAATTAGGTATCATTGATCATTTAAATGAAACTGATCAAATGACTTTATTCTAA
- the ffh gene encoding signal recognition particle protein, whose product MLGFIEKKLQKSLAKMAKKTVLNEADILEITREVKMSLLEADVNLKVVKTFISNVKEKALSSGVIGKLNPSQQMIKIFHEELVNILGGKAKEFKIEKKPYIIMMCGLQGSGKTTATAKLAYFLRKKKMVEKPLVVAADIYRPAAVNQLVTLAKSIQVDYFEQGTDVPAETIVANALEFAKQNQNDLIIIDTAGRLSIDEKLMQELVEIKKIAKPSDILFIADALSGQDIINVASTFNDNLKLTGTIITKLDSDARGGAALSLRHVLNIPIKFIGTGEKVSNLDLFYPDRMADRILGMGDVMSLIEKAQDVIDEDKAKNMMERMFYGEYTLDDLLEQIQQVKNMGKFSKILKMLPGGLASKVDPSQIEKAEEKMRIYQILMSSMTIKERKNPKLLRQASRKERILKGSGRSAQEYNKLLSDFDAMVKKMSQIVKSVKNGSFGPGSLGGFGL is encoded by the coding sequence ATGTTAGGATTTATAGAAAAAAAATTACAAAAGAGTTTAGCTAAAATGGCTAAAAAAACCGTACTTAATGAAGCAGATATTCTTGAAATTACTCGTGAAGTAAAAATGTCATTACTTGAAGCTGACGTTAATTTAAAAGTTGTTAAAACTTTTATTTCAAACGTTAAAGAAAAAGCTTTAAGTAGTGGAGTAATTGGTAAATTAAACCCTTCTCAACAAATGATTAAGATTTTTCATGAAGAATTGGTTAATATACTTGGTGGAAAAGCTAAAGAATTTAAAATCGAGAAAAAACCATACATCATTATGATGTGTGGACTTCAAGGTTCAGGAAAAACTACTGCAACAGCTAAATTAGCTTACTTTTTAAGAAAGAAAAAAATGGTTGAAAAACCATTAGTAGTAGCTGCAGATATTTATCGTCCTGCTGCTGTTAATCAATTAGTTACTTTAGCTAAAAGTATTCAAGTAGATTACTTTGAGCAAGGTACAGATGTTCCTGCAGAAACCATTGTAGCTAATGCTTTAGAGTTTGCTAAACAAAATCAAAATGATTTAATTATTATCGACACTGCTGGTAGATTATCAATTGATGAAAAATTAATGCAAGAATTAGTTGAAATTAAGAAAATTGCTAAACCTAGTGATATTTTATTTATCGCTGATGCTCTTAGTGGTCAAGACATTATTAATGTTGCAAGCACTTTTAATGATAATTTAAAATTAACAGGAACTATTATTACCAAATTAGACTCTGATGCTCGTGGAGGAGCCGCTTTAAGTTTAAGACATGTATTAAATATACCAATTAAATTTATAGGTACAGGTGAAAAAGTATCTAACTTAGATTTATTCTATCCAGATAGAATGGCTGATAGAATCTTAGGTATGGGTGATGTTATGAGTTTAATCGAAAAAGCTCAAGACGTTATCGATGAAGATAAAGCTAAAAATATGATGGAAAGAATGTTCTATGGCGAATATACATTAGATGATTTATTAGAACAAATTCAACAAGTTAAAAATATGGGTAAATTTTCAAAAATATTAAAAATGCTTCCTGGTGGATTAGCAAGCAAAGTTGATCCTTCTCAAATTGAAAAAGCAGAAGAAAAAATGAGAATTTATCAAATTTTAATGTCTTCTATGACAATTAAAGAAAGAAAAAATCCTAAATTGTTAAGACAAGCATCAAGAAAAGAAAGAATTCTTAAAGGTAGTGGAAGATCTGCTCAAGAATATAACAAATTATTATCTGACTTTGATGCTATGGTTAAAAAAATGAGTCAAATTGTTAAATCAGTTAAAAATGGTTCATTTGGACCTGGTTCATTAGGTGGTTTTGGTTTATAA